The following proteins are encoded in a genomic region of Mesoplodon densirostris isolate mMesDen1 chromosome 12, mMesDen1 primary haplotype, whole genome shotgun sequence:
- the FUCA2 gene encoding plasma alpha-L-fucosidase gives MRSPKMPGLVLPLLLLLLPPGPVGGAARFDPTWESLDARQLPAWFDQAKFGIFIHWGVFSVPSFGSEWFWWYWQKEKLPSYVDFMKNNYPPDFTYADFGPLFTAKFFDANQWADILQASGAKYVVLTSKHHEGFTLWGSEYSWNWNAVDEGPKRDIVKELAVAIRTRTDLRFGLYYSLFEWFHPLFLEDESSSFQKQQYPLSKMLPELYELVNQYQPEVLWSDGDGGAPDTYWNSTVFLAWLYNESPVRDTVVTNDRWGAGSICKHGGYYTCSDRYNPGHLLPHKWENCMTIDKFSWGYRRNAGISDYLTIEELVKQLVETVSCGGNLLMNIGPTKDGTISAIFEERLRQMGTWLKVNGEAIYDTHAWRSQNDTVTPDVWYTSKPKNKLVYAMFLKWPTSGQLFLGQPKATLGATEVELLGHGQPLQWTPLEQNGIMVELPQLTVHQMPCKWGWALALTNVT, from the exons ATGAGGTCCCCGAAGATGCCTGGGCTCGTActcccgctgctgctgctgctactgccgCCGGGTCCAGTTGGCGGCGCCGCGCGCTTCGACCCCACCTGGGAGTCCCTGGATGCCCGCCAGCTGCCCGCCTGGTTCGACCAGGCCAAGTTCGGCATCTTCATCCACTGGGGCGTGTTCTCCGTGCCCAGTTTCGGGAGCGAATGGTTCTG GTGGTATTGGCAAAAGGAAAAGTTACCAAGTTATGTggactttatgaaaaataattaccCTCCTGATTTCACATATGCAGATTTTGGACCACTATTTACAGCAAAATTTTTTGATGCAAACCAGTGGGCAGATATTTTACAGGCTTCTGGTGCCAAATATGTTGTCTTAACTTCCAAACATCATGAAG GCTTCACCTTGTGGGGCTCAGAGTATTCGTGGAACTGGAATGCTGTAGATGAGGGGCCGAAGAGGGACATTGTCAAGGAACTTGCAGTAGCCATTAGGACCAGGACTGACCTGCGCTTTGGACTGTACTATTCCCTTTTTGAATGGTTTCATCCGCTCTTCCTTGAGGATGAATCCAGCTCATTCCAGAAACAACAATATCCACTGTCTAAGATGCTGCCCGAGCTCTATGAGTTAGTGAACCAGTATCAGCCTGAGGTCCTGTGGTCAGATGGCGATGGAGGGGCCCCAGATACCTACTGGAACAGCACAGTCTTCCTAGCATGGTTGTacaatgagag CCCAGTTCGGGACACAGTGGTCACCAATGACCGTTGGGGAGCTGGTAGCATCTGTAAGCACGGTGGCTACTATACCTGCAGTGATCGTTATAACCCAGGACATCTTTTGCCACATAAATGGGAAAACTGCATGACAATAGACAAGTTTTCCTGGGGCTATAGGAGGAATGCTGGAATCTCTGACTATCTTACAATTGAAGAATTGGTGAAG cAACTTGTAGAAACAGTTTCATGTGGAGGAAATCTTTTGATGAATATTGGGCCCACAAAAGATGGCACCATTTCTGCAATTTTTGAGGAGCGATTAAGGCAAATGGGGACCTGGCTAAAAGTCAATGGAGAAGCCATCTATGACACCCATGCTTGGAGATCCCAGAATGACACTGTCACCCCAGATGTATG GTACACATCCAAACCTAAAAACAAATTGGTCTACGCCATGTTTCTCAAATGGCCCACATCAGGACAGCTGTTTCTTGGTCAGCCCAAAGCTACTCTGGGGGCAACAGAG gttGAACTACTGGGACATGGACAGCCACTTCAATGGACTCCTTTGGAGCAAAATGGCATCATGGTAGAACTGCCTCAGCTAACTGTTCATCAGATGCCCTGTAAATGGGGCTGGGCTCTAGCACTAACTAATGTGACCTGA